The Bdellovibrionales bacterium genome has a segment encoding these proteins:
- the hpnD gene encoding presqualene diphosphate synthase HpnD, producing the protein MSSITLDEAKADVLRRVKESGTSFAAGMRVLPRERREAMFALYAFCREVDDIADDSPTDAAREAGLALWQKRIHALFTMGEAEDSISLALLPAIAAYHLIEDDFQAIIEGMAMDAREAIVAPPLKDLDTYCDHVASAVGRASVRIFGDSSEAAMRVAHHLGRALQLTNILRDLAEDAQRGRLYLPQELLTQSGLTVLKPLDVLMHPNLPTACRAVAQIAQSHFEETDKAIAQCDPTAMRPARIMRDYYRAIYDALVKADWQDPTRRISLSFWQKLRLALRGLMG; encoded by the coding sequence ATGTCATCAATCACCCTCGACGAAGCCAAAGCGGATGTCTTGCGCCGCGTCAAAGAATCGGGCACGTCCTTTGCGGCTGGCATGCGCGTATTGCCACGCGAGAGGCGCGAGGCAATGTTCGCCCTTTACGCCTTTTGCCGCGAGGTTGACGATATCGCCGATGACTCGCCCACGGACGCTGCGCGCGAGGCCGGTTTAGCCTTATGGCAAAAACGCATCCACGCTCTTTTCACCATGGGAGAAGCCGAGGATAGCATCAGCCTCGCCCTATTGCCCGCCATCGCAGCCTATCACCTGATCGAGGACGATTTTCAGGCTATCATCGAGGGCATGGCCATGGACGCACGGGAGGCCATCGTCGCACCACCGCTCAAAGATTTGGACACCTATTGCGATCATGTAGCCAGCGCCGTGGGTCGCGCCTCGGTACGGATTTTCGGCGATTCCAGCGAGGCCGCCATGCGCGTCGCGCACCATCTTGGCCGCGCCCTGCAGCTTACCAACATTCTGCGCGATCTGGCCGAAGACGCGCAAAGGGGACGCCTGTATCTTCCCCAAGAATTACTCACGCAAAGCGGCCTGACTGTCCTTAAGCCTCTTGATGTTCTTATGCACCCCAACCTGCCCACCGCGTGCCGCGCCGTTGCCCAAATCGCCCAAAGCCATTTTGAGGAAACCGATAAGGCGATAGCCCAGTGCGACCCCACCGCCATGCGCCCCGCCCGTATTATGCGCGATTATTACCGCGCCATTTACGACGCGCTGGTCAAAGCCGATTGGCAAGATCCCACCCGCCGGATTTCCCTGTCTTTTTGGCAAAAACTGCGTCTGGCGCTACGCGGACTGATGGGGTAA
- the hpnC gene encoding squalene synthase HpnC, with protein MDTLETPSGKNEKTENFPVEKLVGPQYRPHVRAFYAFARAADDISDNPMLTASEKVARLNRFDTALMTPNDDTIPALIPLRESLAETGVTPQHARDLLIAFKRDATKLRYENWEELLDYCRYSAAPVGRYMLDLHGEDKSTWPASDALCTALQIINHIQDCADDYRQLDRVYIPLDMMAVKGATPEALAGVESTPALHETLMAMLDKMGPMVELAQTFASQIRDPRLRYDTAVTTTIAVRLVKLLRERDPLKDDVKLSQRQKLTAMATGFIKMWM; from the coding sequence ATGGATACCCTCGAAACGCCCAGCGGCAAGAACGAAAAAACGGAAAACTTCCCTGTCGAAAAACTCGTCGGGCCACAGTACCGCCCTCACGTCCGCGCCTTTTACGCCTTTGCGCGCGCTGCCGACGATATCAGCGACAACCCCATGCTGACGGCAAGTGAGAAAGTCGCGCGGCTGAATCGCTTTGACACAGCCCTGATGACTCCCAATGATGACACCATTCCTGCCCTCATTCCCTTACGCGAAAGTCTGGCGGAAACGGGCGTCACGCCACAACATGCGCGGGACTTGCTGATCGCCTTTAAGCGCGACGCGACCAAGCTGCGTTATGAAAACTGGGAGGAGCTCCTTGACTATTGCCGCTATTCTGCCGCGCCTGTGGGGCGTTACATGCTGGATCTGCATGGCGAGGACAAAAGCACATGGCCCGCCAGCGACGCCCTGTGCACGGCGCTTCAAATCATCAACCATATTCAAGATTGCGCCGACGATTACAGGCAGCTGGATCGCGTCTATATCCCTCTCGACATGATGGCTGTTAAAGGAGCAACGCCAGAAGCACTGGCAGGCGTGGAGTCTACCCCCGCTCTGCACGAAACGCTGATGGCCATGCTGGACAAAATGGGGCCAATGGTCGAGCTGGCGCAGACGTTCGCAAGCCAAATCCGCGACCCGCGCCTGCGCTATGATACGGCGGTCACGACAACCATTGCCGTTCGCCTTGTCAAACTGTTGCGTGAGCGCGATCCGCTAAAGGACGATGTCAAACTTAGCCAACGTCAAAAGCTAACAGCCATGGCGACAGGCTTTATCAAGATGTGGATGTAG
- the hpnA gene encoding hopanoid-associated sugar epimerase, translated as MTQQKTAFITGATGFVGAAVARLLENQGFALRLLCRPHNDRRNLEGLTNYTIVEGDLTAPASYAKALEGCSVLFHVAADYRIWVPDEAAMNRINIDGTKALMLAAQKAGIPRIVYTSSVATLGIPKSGEGSEDTPVSLANMVGVYKRSKYLAEEVVRVLIRESALPAIIVNPSTPIGPRDIKPTPTGRIIIEAAAGRMPAFVDTGLNIAHVDDVAMGHWLAFEKGQIGERYILGGENLAFGAILKIVAGLTGRKAPTLKLPRLPLFPMAYAAEFIARMTGKEPMLTVDGLKMSKKKMFFSSSKAKRELGYAPRPAQDAIADAVAWFKKNEYL; from the coding sequence ATGACTCAACAAAAAACAGCTTTTATCACGGGCGCGACGGGCTTTGTCGGCGCGGCAGTGGCGCGGCTCTTGGAAAACCAAGGCTTTGCCTTGCGGCTTTTATGCCGCCCACACAATGACCGCCGCAATCTAGAGGGCCTGACAAACTACACCATCGTCGAAGGCGACCTGACCGCCCCCGCAAGCTATGCCAAAGCACTGGAAGGCTGCTCTGTTCTTTTCCATGTCGCGGCAGATTACAGGATATGGGTTCCTGACGAGGCGGCCATGAACCGCATCAACATCGACGGGACAAAGGCGCTTATGCTCGCCGCGCAAAAGGCGGGAATCCCGCGCATCGTCTATACCAGCTCGGTCGCCACCTTAGGAATTCCAAAAAGCGGCGAGGGTTCGGAAGATACACCCGTTTCGCTAGCCAACATGGTCGGCGTATACAAGCGCTCCAAATATCTGGCCGAGGAAGTCGTGCGCGTCCTTATCCGCGAAAGCGCCCTCCCCGCCATCATCGTGAACCCCTCGACGCCCATAGGGCCTCGCGATATCAAGCCCACGCCTACGGGCCGGATTATTATCGAAGCGGCGGCGGGACGTATGCCCGCCTTTGTCGATACAGGCCTGAATATCGCCCATGTTGATGATGTCGCGATGGGGCATTGGCTGGCCTTTGAAAAAGGTCAAATAGGCGAGCGTTACATTCTGGGCGGCGAGAACCTTGCTTTCGGCGCGATTTTGAAGATTGTGGCCGGTCTGACAGGGCGCAAAGCCCCTACCCTCAAGCTGCCACGCCTTCCTTTGTTTCCGATGGCTTACGCGGCAGAGTTCATAGCAAGGATGACGGGCAAAGAGCCTATGCTCACCGTCGATGGCCTTAAAATGTCCAAAAAGAAGATGTTTTTCTCATCTAGCAAGGCCAAGCGCGAGCTTGGCTATGCCCCCCGCCCCGCTCAAGATGCCATCGCCGATGCCGTTGCTTGGTTCAAGAAAAACGAGTATTTATAA
- a CDS encoding type 4 pilus major pilin, with protein MLTSSLSCQNRRQAFTLTEAAIVLGVVGIVMAAIWGAASSVASNKNINKAVEDQAMIVQNMRSLYKSRPMKTGTANFTELMMKAEIFPPSMIIDGKAFPQTAWGTDVKIEPSVATRFEITYLPPLPTEVCAQLIARAAGPNRDRGLTKIDFGGGGYTTSDQLSSVTATTVPACTRASFNYNIQG; from the coding sequence ATGTTAACTTCCTCTCTTTCCTGCCAAAATCGCCGCCAAGCCTTTACGCTGACCGAGGCCGCCATCGTCCTAGGCGTTGTGGGAATCGTGATGGCCGCCATATGGGGCGCAGCCAGCTCAGTCGCAAGCAACAAAAACATTAATAAGGCGGTGGAGGATCAGGCCATGATCGTCCAGAACATGCGATCCCTTTATAAAAGCCGCCCCATGAAAACAGGGACAGCCAATTTTACAGAATTGATGATGAAAGCGGAAATCTTCCCACCTTCCATGATAATAGACGGAAAAGCCTTTCCCCAAACGGCTTGGGGAACAGATGTTAAGATAGAGCCTTCGGTAGCAACCAGATTCGAGATTACTTATCTCCCCCCCCTTCCAACCGAGGTTTGCGCGCAACTTATAGCGCGCGCCGCTGGCCCCAACCGTGATCGGGGGCTTACAAAAATAGATTTTGGCGGAGGAGGCTATACCACCTCCGATCAACTGAGCAGTGTAACGGCAACCACGGTTCCTGCCTGCACAAGGGCCAGTTTCAATTATAATATTCAAGGTTAG
- a CDS encoding ATPase, T2SS/T4P/T4SS family has translation MSDPVTTVELLPSGEKNIQSRHYELALAEQTMRRATGRYLTIEEILHRNGFVAEGVDRLKSKGAAREDLTTQALRLYVSVANQTAMGLCLLELKDGILRLASGDRVDDADLLRITTALQRANRDVLKIEVESWDRAELARLMREQSEVAGERLLRIFAALARDPDDASLIEQALNDILAEALQSRTSDIHFSLQEDDARCWIRYRVDGDLVYKHLIPHRVMAPLVTRIKTDSKMDAADRQHPQDGRLGFEWQGRVIDVRVAALPVAPSGEKLTLRLLDRENLRTFDELFMHAPSVAEKLRKAVHGHTKDGGLIVVSGPTGSGKSTTLYGIIQEIDRSARAVYSVEAPVEYDMPLVDQTSVTDNSANSIADIIRALMRHDPDVIIVGEMRDGDTVEAALRATESGHLVITTVHAVDALHTLDRVDGFLSAAYRTSGLYILGHALVASLSQRLVKTVCPACHTLDTAIRVFQDEARCADIGLRPEENVALVSHGGCDLCNHTGFLGRTLVLEAMFPPEDQASRRAITEMMVSNVTTSVVDVPGTIYLPRRESIRDLIRRCAIDANMGASLMVEEASSRQGRGR, from the coding sequence ATGAGCGATCCTGTAACAACCGTTGAATTGCTTCCCTCTGGCGAGAAAAACATCCAGTCGCGCCACTATGAATTGGCCTTGGCCGAACAAACCATGCGCCGTGCGACGGGACGCTATTTGACGATTGAAGAAATCCTTCATCGCAACGGTTTTGTGGCTGAGGGCGTTGATCGTCTAAAGAGTAAGGGCGCGGCGCGAGAAGACCTGACGACGCAGGCCTTGCGTCTTTATGTCTCGGTGGCCAACCAAACGGCGATGGGGCTTTGCCTGTTGGAACTGAAGGACGGTATTTTACGTTTGGCGTCAGGGGATCGCGTCGATGATGCCGATCTTTTGCGCATTACCACCGCTCTTCAACGAGCTAACCGCGACGTTCTTAAGATAGAGGTTGAATCGTGGGATCGCGCTGAACTCGCCCGCCTTATGCGCGAACAAAGCGAGGTGGCGGGTGAGCGTCTGTTGCGCATCTTTGCCGCGCTGGCGCGTGATCCTGATGATGCCAGTTTGATTGAGCAAGCGCTCAACGATATTTTGGCCGAAGCCTTGCAAAGCCGCACATCGGATATTCATTTCTCCTTGCAAGAAGATGATGCGCGGTGCTGGATCCGTTACCGCGTTGACGGTGATCTTGTATACAAGCATTTGATCCCTCATCGCGTCATGGCTCCACTGGTTACGCGCATTAAGACGGACTCGAAAATGGATGCTGCCGACAGGCAACATCCACAAGATGGCCGTTTGGGGTTTGAGTGGCAAGGCCGCGTCATCGACGTTCGTGTGGCCGCCTTGCCGGTCGCGCCGTCTGGTGAAAAACTCACCCTTCGTTTGCTGGATCGTGAAAACCTGCGTACCTTTGACGAGTTGTTTATGCACGCGCCCTCTGTGGCCGAGAAACTGCGTAAAGCGGTTCATGGCCACACCAAAGATGGCGGGTTGATCGTCGTCAGCGGCCCGACAGGTTCTGGTAAATCAACAACGCTTTACGGTATTATTCAGGAAATTGACCGCTCGGCCCGCGCCGTTTATTCGGTTGAAGCGCCTGTTGAATATGATATGCCGCTCGTCGATCAAACGTCTGTGACCGATAACTCGGCCAACTCGATTGCCGATATTATTCGCGCCCTTATGCGCCATGATCCTGATGTCATTATCGTCGGCGAAATGCGTGACGGTGACACGGTCGAAGCGGCGCTTCGTGCGACGGAGTCAGGCCATTTGGTTATCACGACCGTTCACGCGGTTGACGCTTTGCATACGCTGGATCGCGTTGACGGTTTCCTCAGCGCGGCGTATCGCACCAGCGGCCTTTATATTCTGGGGCATGCTCTTGTGGCGTCGCTTTCTCAGCGTCTTGTTAAAACGGTTTGCCCCGCGTGCCATACGCTTGATACGGCCATTCGTGTGTTTCAGGATGAAGCGCGGTGCGCCGACATTGGCCTCAGGCCAGAGGAAAACGTCGCGCTGGTCAGCCATGGCGGCTGTGACCTGTGCAATCACACTGGGTTTTTAGGTCGTACCCTTGTTCTAGAGGCCATGTTCCCGCCAGAGGATCAGGCCAGTCGTCGTGCGATTACCGAGATGATGGTCTCGAACGTCACAACCTCGGTTGTCGATGTGCCGGGCACGATCTATCTGCCGCGCCGCGAGTCCATTCGCGATCTTATTCGTCGCTGTGCCATTGATGCCAATATGGGCGCTTCCTTGATGGTTGAAGAAGCTTCCTCGCGTCAGGGGCGTGGACGGTGA